One Neodiprion pinetum isolate iyNeoPine1 chromosome 1, iyNeoPine1.2, whole genome shotgun sequence genomic window carries:
- the ITP gene encoding ion transport peptide isoform X2, which translates to MHHQQRRSSSSCSAQGSSFTRSLPGRTLAIAAAVFLLSSSLGLADAGVLMGHPLGKRSFLDIHCKGVYDRSLFARLDRICEDCYNLFREPQLHSLCRQDCFSTQYFTSCIQVLLLEDEKDKFQEMVEYLGRKK; encoded by the exons ATGCATCATCAGCAAAGGCGATCATCCTCCTCCTGCAGCGCTCAGGGATCAAGCTTCACGAGGTCCCTGCCCGGTAGAACGCTGGCGATAGCAGCGGCCGTATTTCTTTTGTCCTCGAGTCTGGGTCTGGCCGACGCCGGAGTCCTAATGGGACACCCGTTAGGCAAAAGGTCATTCCTGGACATTCACTGCAAGGGAGTCTACGACAGAAGCCTCTTCGCGCGCCTTGACCGCATCTGCGAGGACTGCTACAATCTGTTCCGTGAGCCCCAGCTGCATTCGCTCTGCAG ACAAGACTGCTTCAGCACACAATACTTCACGAGCTGTATCCAGGTGCTGCTGCTTGAAGACGAAAAAGACAAGTTCCAGGAGATGGTCGAGTACCTGGGACGCAAGAAGTAA
- the ITP gene encoding ion transport peptide-like isoform X1 → MHHQQRRSSSSCSAQGSSFTRSLPGRTLAIAAAVFLLSSSLGLADAGVLMGHPLGKRSFLDIHCKGVYDRSLFARLDRICEDCYNLFREPQLHSLCSKNCFTSDYFKGCLDVLLLQDEMEEIQTWIKQLHGADPGV, encoded by the exons ATGCATCATCAGCAAAGGCGATCATCCTCCTCCTGCAGCGCTCAGGGATCAAGCTTCACGAGGTCCCTGCCCGGTAGAACGCTGGCGATAGCAGCGGCCGTATTTCTTTTGTCCTCGAGTCTGGGTCTGGCCGACGCCGGAGTCCTAATGGGACACCCGTTAGGCAAAAGGTCATTCCTGGACATTCACTGCAAGGGAGTCTACGACAGAAGCCTCTTCGCGCGCCTTGACCGCATCTGCGAGGACTGCTACAATCTGTTCCGTGAGCCCCAGCTGCATTCGCTCTGCAG CAAGAACTGTTTCACGTCCGACTACTTCAAGGGATGCCTCGACGTTCTACTTCTTCAAGACGAGATGGAAGAAATACAAACTTGGATCAAACAACTCCACGGCGCTGACCCCGGGGTTTAG